From Vitis vinifera cultivar Pinot Noir 40024 chromosome 5, ASM3070453v1, the proteins below share one genomic window:
- the LOC100252972 gene encoding vesicle-associated membrane protein 721: MVGQQSLIYSFVARGTVILAEYTEFTGNFTSIAAQCLQKLPASNNKFTYNCDGHTFNYLVENGFTYCVVAVESAGRQIPIAFLERVKDDFNKRYGGGKAATAVANGLNKEFGPKLKEHMQYCVDHPEEISKLAKVKAQVSEVKGVMMENIEKVLDRGEKIELLVDKTENLRSQAQDFRQQGTKMRRKMWMQNMKIKLIVLGIIIALILIIVLSICHGFKC; encoded by the exons ATGGTGGGTCAGCAGTCTTTGATCTACAGCTTTGTGGCCCGTGGCACGGTGATCCTCGCCGAGTACACTGAGTTCACCGGCAATTTCACCAGCATCGCCGCTCAATGCCTTCAGAAGCTCCCGGCCAGCAACAACAAGTTCACCTACAATTGCGATGGCCATACCTTTAATTACCTCGTTGAGAATGGCTTCA CTTACTGTGTAGTTGCAGTTGAGTCTGCTGGCAGACAAATTCCCATTGCTTTTTTGGAGCGAGTTAAAGATGATTTCAACAAGAGATATGGTGGTGGGAAGGCTGCAACTGCTGTTGCCAATGGCCTGAACAAAGAGTTTGG GCCCAAACTGAAGGAGCATATGCAGTACTGTGTGGATCATCCTGAAGAGATCAGCAAACTCGCAAAAGTAAAGGCTCAGGTTTCTGAAGTCAAGGGAGTGATGATGGAAAATattgagaag GTTCTTGACCGTGGTGAGAAGATTGAGCTGCTGGTTGATAAAACTGAGAACCTTCGCTCACAG GCACAAGATTTTAGGCAACAGGGTACTAAGATGAGGAGGAAAATGTGGATGCAGAATATGAAGATAAAACTGATTGTTCTTGGTATCATTATTGCCTTGATCCTGATCATTGTTTTGTCAATTTGCCATGGCTTCAAGTGTTAA